The following proteins are encoded in a genomic region of Saccharopolyspora antimicrobica:
- a CDS encoding serine hydrolase domain-containing protein, producing MRSQGVVDERFAVVREVFDGLLASGAETGAGLVVRHEGREVVRLSGGWSDAAHSAPWRDDTLVQVFSLGKSLAALTAVKVLADAGVGLDRPVAEVWPDYAAAGKSDTTLRQLLSHQAGQPAFPETTSDLLDDARLRAELAAAAPEWRPGSRIAEHALTYGHLLDGVVRAITGRSLGEVFRHEVAAPLGWDAHFGVPDADLPRVAELVVGDPAYWIFGQAGGLVQRALTTPPGALDVAVANSGQWRQAQFPAIGLHATAAAVASFFAALTDTAGPVARLLGEQLHGELIAPQASGHDEFLNYDVTWTLGAQRSEDELAMGGIGGSTAWVSLRHGYSCAYLTRHLAGPHRMLALEEALNSLW from the coding sequence ATGAGGTCGCAGGGCGTGGTGGACGAGCGGTTCGCCGTGGTGCGCGAGGTGTTCGACGGGTTGCTCGCCTCCGGCGCGGAGACCGGCGCGGGGCTGGTGGTGCGCCACGAGGGCCGGGAGGTGGTGCGGCTCAGCGGCGGCTGGAGCGACGCCGCGCACAGCGCTCCGTGGCGCGATGACACGTTGGTGCAGGTCTTCTCGCTGGGCAAATCACTGGCCGCGCTGACCGCCGTGAAGGTGCTCGCCGATGCCGGAGTGGGGTTGGACCGGCCGGTGGCCGAGGTGTGGCCGGACTACGCCGCGGCGGGCAAGTCGGACACGACGCTGCGGCAGCTGCTCAGCCACCAGGCCGGGCAGCCGGCGTTCCCGGAGACGACCAGCGACCTGCTCGACGACGCGCGGTTGCGCGCCGAGCTGGCCGCTGCCGCACCGGAATGGCGGCCCGGCAGCCGCATCGCCGAGCACGCCCTGACCTACGGGCACCTGCTCGACGGGGTGGTGCGCGCGATCACCGGACGCAGCCTGGGCGAGGTGTTCCGGCACGAGGTTGCCGCACCGCTGGGGTGGGACGCGCACTTCGGCGTGCCCGACGCGGATCTGCCAAGGGTGGCCGAACTGGTCGTCGGCGACCCCGCGTACTGGATCTTCGGGCAGGCAGGCGGGCTGGTCCAGCGCGCCCTGACCACACCGCCGGGAGCGCTGGACGTGGCGGTGGCCAACAGCGGGCAGTGGCGGCAGGCGCAGTTCCCGGCGATCGGTCTGCACGCCACGGCCGCAGCGGTGGCGTCGTTCTTCGCCGCGCTCACCGACACCGCCGGGCCGGTGGCGCGGCTGCTCGGCGAGCAGCTGCACGGCGAGCTCATCGCCCCGCAGGCCAGCGGCCACGACGAGTTCCTGAACTACGACGTGACCTGGACGCTGGGGGCGCAGCGCAGCGAGGACGAACTGGCCATGGGCGGGATCGGTGGTTCCACGGCGTGGGTGTCGCTGCGGCACGGCTATTCCTGCGCCTACCTCACCCGCCACCTCGCGGGCCCGCACCGCATGCTCGCACTGGAGGAGGCCCTCAACTCGCTGTGGTGA
- a CDS encoding MFS transporter: protein MPRWIVALSLGALVFYTDDYVIAGVLPEIATDLAVSEGTAGQLVTVFSVTVALAAPVAAIAAAHVRRRTLLTAAAAVFTLANALAATATGFEALLVLRVVAALAAAAATPALFSLAAQLAPPERIGRYVAAVAFGVTGAIALGVPAGTWIGGALSWRATFMTMAIAGALITTGFATQLPGRTNSSPALSLRSQLTILLRPAISLGLAANVTLMLGSMMLLTYLAPFTAALSTADISARGALFAFSGVAGMVGIWAGGIATDKWGPVRTLAAGIGVFILTVVVLAALWTVRPVPVLALLPVVALQGAAAFWTSPAIQARLHQLAGPVSAQALAMNTSGTYLGAALGGVVGGLAIDTSGPGPLPVIAGAAGLVALVLLLLTARGHAPEPGRTRADHRSHR, encoded by the coding sequence TTGCCCCGCTGGATCGTCGCGCTGTCCCTCGGCGCGCTCGTCTTCTACACCGACGACTACGTGATCGCCGGTGTCCTCCCGGAGATCGCCACCGATCTGGCGGTTTCCGAAGGCACCGCGGGCCAGCTGGTGACGGTGTTCTCGGTGACGGTCGCGCTGGCAGCACCGGTCGCCGCGATCGCGGCGGCCCACGTGCGACGGCGCACGCTGCTGACCGCCGCGGCGGCGGTCTTCACCCTCGCCAACGCCCTCGCGGCCACGGCAACCGGCTTCGAAGCCCTGCTCGTCCTGCGCGTGGTCGCGGCACTGGCGGCGGCCGCCGCCACCCCCGCGCTGTTCAGCCTCGCCGCTCAACTCGCCCCGCCGGAGCGCATCGGCCGCTACGTCGCAGCCGTGGCCTTCGGGGTGACCGGAGCGATCGCGCTCGGCGTTCCGGCCGGAACGTGGATCGGCGGTGCCCTGAGCTGGCGAGCGACGTTCATGACGATGGCCATCGCCGGAGCGCTGATCACCACCGGGTTCGCCACCCAACTGCCCGGGCGCACCAACAGCTCGCCCGCGCTCTCGCTGCGGTCGCAGCTGACGATCCTGCTGCGGCCCGCGATCTCCCTCGGCCTGGCCGCGAACGTGACGCTCATGCTCGGCTCGATGATGCTGCTGACCTACCTGGCCCCGTTCACCGCGGCGCTGTCCACCGCCGACATCAGCGCGCGCGGGGCCTTGTTCGCGTTCTCCGGCGTCGCGGGCATGGTGGGCATCTGGGCGGGTGGGATCGCCACGGACAAGTGGGGCCCTGTGCGCACTCTGGCAGCGGGCATCGGCGTGTTCATCCTGACCGTGGTCGTGCTGGCGGCACTGTGGACGGTCCGCCCGGTGCCCGTCCTGGCGCTGCTGCCCGTCGTGGCGCTGCAGGGCGCTGCGGCGTTTTGGACCTCACCGGCGATCCAGGCGCGGCTGCACCAGCTCGCCGGTCCGGTCTCCGCGCAGGCCCTGGCGATGAACACCTCCGGCACCTACCTGGGAGCCGCCCTCGGCGGCGTCGTCGGAGGCCTGGCCATCGACACTTCCGGCCCCGGACCGCTGCCGGTCATCGCCGGTGCGGCGGGACTGGTGGCGCTCGTCCTGCTGCTGCTCACCGCACGCGGACACGCCCCCGAACCGGGAAGGACGCGAGCCGACCACCGCTCACATCGTTGA
- a CDS encoding TetR/AcrR family transcriptional regulator, whose translation MTERQSTARRRILDAVFDLVARGGLAEASLRKVADASGINIGSVRHYFDSHEALMVAAAEEVGARMERRLAAAATPQHPASAAERRELLQAVALAVLPIAPEERAELIVLVEFLVAARIRPEFRQVTVRMGTDMRYVVRQALELTGAQADDLHTELFVAVIEGLTFELVYPHGSKEDLSPVDVLRRHIATLIP comes from the coding sequence ATGACCGAGCGGCAGAGCACTGCCCGGCGACGAATCCTCGACGCCGTCTTCGACCTGGTCGCGCGAGGAGGCCTGGCGGAGGCGTCGCTGCGGAAGGTCGCCGACGCATCGGGTATCAACATCGGCTCCGTGCGGCACTACTTCGACAGCCACGAGGCGCTCATGGTGGCCGCGGCCGAAGAGGTCGGCGCACGAATGGAACGCAGGCTGGCCGCGGCGGCAACACCGCAGCACCCCGCCAGCGCGGCCGAACGCCGGGAGCTGCTGCAGGCCGTCGCCCTCGCCGTGCTGCCGATCGCGCCTGAAGAACGCGCAGAGCTCATCGTCCTGGTGGAGTTCCTCGTGGCCGCGCGCATCCGGCCGGAGTTCCGCCAGGTCACCGTGCGCATGGGCACCGACATGCGGTACGTGGTCCGCCAAGCTCTGGAGCTGACCGGAGCCCAAGCCGACGACCTGCACACGGAGTTGTTCGTCGCCGTCATCGAAGGGCTGACGTTCGAGCTCGTGTACCCGCACGGTTCGAAAGAGGACCTCTCCCCGGTCGACGTCCTGCGGCGGCACATCGCCACTCTCATTCCCTGA
- a CDS encoding RidA family protein: protein MPSKIRLLRCAALSDVAEYAYGAAVPPDAHLLFAAGACPLDDTGTTVAVGDYAGQARQMMHNLKTALAEAGAELSDVVKTTVYVASSSQRDLVAAWEVVRDYFGDHDPPSTLLGVTVLGYDDQLVEIDALAALDAG, encoded by the coding sequence GTGCCAAGCAAGATCCGCCTCCTGCGCTGCGCAGCACTGTCCGATGTGGCCGAATACGCCTACGGCGCCGCCGTGCCACCCGATGCCCACCTCTTGTTCGCCGCCGGAGCCTGCCCGCTCGACGACACCGGAACGACCGTGGCGGTCGGCGACTACGCCGGTCAGGCCCGCCAGATGATGCACAACCTCAAGACCGCCCTGGCCGAAGCGGGGGCGGAACTGTCCGATGTGGTCAAGACGACCGTCTACGTGGCCAGCAGCTCCCAGCGGGACCTGGTCGCGGCCTGGGAGGTGGTGCGCGACTACTTCGGCGACCACGACCCGCCCAGCACCCTGCTCGGCGTGACCGTCCTGGGCTACGACGACCAGCTCGTGGAGATCGACGCCCTGGCCGCCCTGGACGCGGGCTGA